In Nitrospira sp., one genomic interval encodes:
- a CDS encoding universal stress protein, which translates to MRVLIALDWSEQAFAGVREVSQLYDLQEVVLVHGIDLGMFQYPLVAEVSNMQGYDEFRQAMEKAGRQLLDHTTTMLPSEGVTITRVCEFAKPASLILDKARETGADLIVMGARGRGRVGELMLGSVSHRVALHADCSTLIVKDHSGPLKRVVVAVEGHEDGARLKSWLLAHPFKSAVDLTIVSVVRPIPATDPFSLFPLQDWTDVAMRAAEDLVKSLAAAVMDHQYTVGTLAMVGDPTDILTERAKSADLLVIGSHGRKGLERFLLGSISHALLHHVPCPVLIVR; encoded by the coding sequence ATGCGTGTCTTGATCGCGCTCGATTGGTCGGAACAGGCGTTCGCGGGAGTCCGTGAAGTCTCCCAACTGTACGACCTGCAGGAGGTCGTCCTGGTGCACGGGATCGACTTGGGCATGTTTCAATATCCGCTGGTGGCGGAAGTGAGCAACATGCAGGGGTACGACGAGTTCCGGCAAGCGATGGAGAAGGCGGGCCGACAACTGCTCGACCATACCACGACGATGCTGCCGTCGGAAGGGGTGACGATCACCCGCGTCTGTGAGTTCGCCAAACCGGCCTCGCTGATCCTGGACAAGGCACGGGAAACCGGCGCCGACTTGATCGTCATGGGCGCTCGAGGGCGCGGACGGGTCGGGGAACTCATGTTGGGGAGCGTCTCGCACCGGGTCGCGCTGCACGCCGACTGCTCGACCCTGATCGTGAAGGACCACAGCGGCCCGTTGAAACGGGTCGTGGTCGCGGTCGAGGGCCATGAAGACGGCGCGCGCCTCAAGTCCTGGCTGCTGGCCCATCCGTTCAAGAGTGCTGTCGACCTCACGATCGTGAGCGTCGTGCGCCCCATCCCGGCTACCGATCCCTTCAGTCTGTTTCCCCTGCAGGATTGGACCGACGTCGCGATGCGCGCGGCGGAAGATCTCGTCAAGAGCCTGGCGGCGGCCGTGATGGACCATCAGTACACGGTCGGCACCCTGGCCATGGTCGGCGATCCGACCGACATTCTCACCGAACGTGCCAAGTCGGCGGATCTCCTCGTCATCGGCTCGCACGGCCGCAAAGGGCTGGAGCGGTTTCTCTTGGGCAGCATTTCGCATGCCCTACTGCACCATGTGCCCTGCCCGGTCTTGATCGTCCGCTGA
- a CDS encoding response regulator: protein MAIMIVEDNVVSAKLVEGLLQRAGYQTVTAKHGKEALELLPTICNVQLIITDYLMPEMNGIELIQQLKTLPGLRDIPAIILSAHCDVPTVKVARGLHCNAILVKPVKKEQLLERVQEVLSTQPLVLHSKFDVSDALQIGEEEYQELIDILAVQVDETIPIAVLEESTSHEPMSETLNQLLSALAESASLLGADKFSHLYAKLVADKALTRSQLPALLRVLQELALELSARRSPKKVNDPAKAPPPKEASAA from the coding sequence ATGGCCATCATGATCGTGGAAGACAATGTCGTCAGCGCGAAACTGGTCGAAGGGCTGCTCCAAAGAGCCGGGTATCAAACGGTGACCGCCAAGCATGGCAAAGAGGCGCTGGAGTTACTTCCCACCATCTGCAACGTCCAGCTCATCATCACCGACTACCTGATGCCGGAGATGAACGGCATCGAACTGATCCAACAGTTGAAAACGCTTCCCGGCTTGCGAGACATTCCCGCCATCATTCTCTCGGCGCATTGCGACGTCCCTACCGTCAAGGTCGCGCGAGGGTTGCATTGCAACGCGATCCTCGTCAAGCCGGTGAAAAAAGAGCAGTTATTGGAACGCGTACAAGAGGTCCTGAGCACCCAACCCCTGGTCTTGCACAGCAAGTTCGATGTGTCGGACGCCCTACAGATCGGTGAGGAAGAATATCAGGAACTGATTGATATATTGGCTGTTCAGGTAGACGAAACCATCCCCATCGCAGTGCTAGAAGAATCCACATCCCATGAGCCGATGTCGGAGACGCTGAACCAACTACTGAGCGCTCTGGCAGAGAGCGCCTCTCTCCTCGGCGCAGACAAATTCTCACACCTCTATGCGAAACTCGTGGCCGACAAGGCGTTGACGAGATCACAGCTCCCTGCCCTCCTACGGGTATTGCAGGAACTGGCGCTGGAGCTCTCGGCACGCCGTAGTCCGAAGAAAGTGAACGACCCGGCCAAAGCCCCGCCTCCCAAGGAGGCCTCCGCCGCCTAA
- a CDS encoding Hsp20/alpha crystallin family protein, with product MSGLTRWEPFRSQWNPWKELEEVEKRLSALWGRPPAKAEGQKEAISVAEWAPLVDITEDAKEYLIKAELPEIKKEEVKLTVQDNVLSISGERKYEKEEKDKKYHRVERAYGSFLRSFTLPEDADGTKVSAEYKDGILTVHLPKSEKVKPKSIEVKVS from the coding sequence ATGAGCGGACTGACAAGATGGGAGCCCTTTCGGTCACAGTGGAATCCATGGAAGGAATTGGAGGAAGTGGAGAAGCGCCTCTCCGCCCTCTGGGGTCGCCCACCGGCCAAGGCCGAAGGCCAGAAAGAAGCGATCTCCGTCGCGGAGTGGGCCCCTCTGGTCGACATCACCGAAGACGCCAAAGAATACCTGATCAAGGCCGAGTTGCCGGAGATCAAGAAGGAAGAGGTCAAACTCACGGTACAGGACAACGTGCTCTCCATCTCGGGCGAACGCAAGTACGAAAAAGAAGAAAAGGACAAGAAATACCACCGCGTCGAGCGCGCCTACGGCAGCTTCCTGCGCAGTTTTACCCTGCCGGAAGACGCCGACGGCACGAAGGTGAGCGCGGAATATAAGGACGGCATCCTCACGGTGCACCTGCCGAAATCGGAAAAGGTGAAGCCGAAATCGATCGAGGTGAAGGTGTCCTGA
- a CDS encoding phosphoribosyltransferase encodes MFKNREETGELLAEKLAAWRDDPHALLLALPRGGVVVGYRMSLALHLPLDVVITRKIGAPGNPEYAVGAISERGTLYWNRGALSGLSLTERDLDAMVREQRKEIARRVALYRQGKPFPQLQDRTVIVVDDGLATGATFFASVATVREGRPRRVIAAVPVGPRSTVEQVRAIVDELIVLRVPEPFYAVGNFYEQFEQVEDREVLQYLNLAEETYLATRSAIRSQPSAAEAGAERERAR; translated from the coding sequence ATGTTCAAGAACCGTGAAGAAACCGGTGAACTCCTGGCGGAAAAACTGGCGGCTTGGCGCGACGATCCGCACGCCCTGCTGCTCGCTCTGCCGCGCGGCGGTGTCGTGGTGGGCTATCGGATGAGCCTCGCCCTGCACCTGCCGCTGGATGTGGTGATCACCAGAAAGATCGGCGCGCCCGGCAATCCTGAATACGCTGTCGGCGCCATCAGCGAACGCGGTACCCTCTACTGGAATCGAGGCGCGCTGAGCGGCTTGTCACTCACTGAACGGGACTTGGATGCCATGGTGCGGGAACAGCGGAAGGAAATCGCCAGGCGGGTCGCGCTCTACCGGCAAGGCAAGCCCTTTCCCCAATTGCAGGACCGAACGGTGATCGTCGTGGACGACGGTCTGGCCACCGGCGCCACGTTTTTCGCCTCGGTGGCGACCGTGAGGGAAGGGCGACCGCGCCGCGTGATCGCTGCCGTTCCGGTGGGACCCCGCAGCACGGTGGAGCAGGTGCGCGCCATCGTCGACGAGCTGATCGTGCTTCGGGTACCGGAGCCGTTCTACGCCGTCGGGAACTTCTACGAACAGTTCGAGCAGGTCGAAGACCGGGAGGTCTTGCAGTATCTGAATCTGGCGGAAGAAACCTACCTAGCCACACGATCGGCCATACGGTCTCAGCCGTCTGCGGCTGAAGCCGGCGCAGAAAGGGAGCGAGCACGATGA
- a CDS encoding ATPase: MSTSTEGGHGVRHDRFVQEYQHDSYKMPGKLKEPTVCTECGALFHKGRWTWGAKPAGAEEIVCPACLRIRDTYPKGLVTLKGTFKDHHRDELLGIIRNTESREKQEHPLARIMAIEDRAEGLVVSTTDSHLPRRIGEALKHAHHGELVVQYEQDEDFVRVTWTSERKAAAL; this comes from the coding sequence ATGAGCACATCAACCGAGGGCGGCCATGGTGTCCGCCATGATCGATTCGTTCAAGAGTACCAGCACGACTCCTACAAGATGCCGGGCAAACTCAAGGAGCCGACCGTCTGTACGGAATGCGGTGCGCTCTTTCACAAAGGCCGTTGGACCTGGGGCGCCAAACCGGCGGGGGCCGAAGAAATCGTCTGCCCGGCCTGCCTGCGCATCCGAGATACATACCCGAAAGGGCTCGTCACACTGAAGGGGACCTTCAAGGACCACCATCGCGACGAACTGCTGGGAATCATTCGGAACACGGAATCCAGGGAAAAGCAGGAACATCCCCTGGCCCGGATCATGGCGATCGAGGATCGCGCGGAAGGCCTCGTGGTGTCCACGACCGACAGTCACTTGCCTCGCCGCATCGGTGAGGCGCTCAAACATGCGCACCACGGCGAGTTGGTCGTGCAGTATGAGCAGGACGAAGACTTCGTACGGGTCACCTGGACCAGCGAACGGAAGGCGGCCGCTTTGTGA
- a CDS encoding acyl carrier protein yields the protein MSRPTGTADIRRLILRLLGDIAPEADLSTLRPDVSFRDQLDLDSMDFLNFVVALHKEFQIDIPEADYPKYQTLNGCLAQLGATKA from the coding sequence ATGAGCAGACCGACCGGCACGGCCGACATTCGCCGGCTGATCCTTCGCCTGTTGGGCGACATCGCGCCGGAAGCCGATCTCTCCACGCTGCGGCCCGACGTAAGCTTTCGCGACCAATTGGACCTCGACTCCATGGACTTCCTGAATTTCGTCGTGGCGCTGCACAAGGAGTTTCAGATCGACATTCCGGAAGCGGACTACCCGAAGTACCAGACCTTGAACGGCTGCCTGGCCCAGCTTGGAGCGACCAAGGCATGA
- a CDS encoding hemerythrin domain-containing protein: MADATITATFEQDHDRLDRLFLTFQEQKRKDFAKAKEAFVEFKFGLQRHIVWEEDILFPKWEENAGMAEGGPTAVMRTEHRLIGECLEAIHRKVQEQSPESDREEQRLIELLKSHNMKEERILYPSIDQVISEAERADIYQAMKDLPEERYRVCCGSDRS, translated from the coding sequence ATGGCTGACGCAACGATTACCGCCACCTTCGAACAAGACCACGATCGGCTCGATCGACTATTTCTTACGTTTCAGGAGCAGAAGCGCAAGGACTTCGCCAAGGCCAAGGAAGCGTTCGTCGAATTCAAATTCGGCCTGCAACGCCACATCGTGTGGGAAGAGGACATTCTCTTTCCCAAGTGGGAGGAGAACGCCGGCATGGCGGAAGGCGGGCCGACGGCGGTCATGCGGACGGAACACCGATTGATCGGCGAGTGCCTGGAGGCCATTCATCGCAAGGTGCAGGAGCAGTCCCCCGAGAGTGATCGGGAGGAACAACGACTGATCGAACTGCTGAAGTCGCACAACATGAAAGAGGAGCGCATCCTCTACCCCTCCATCGACCAAGTGATCAGCGAGGCGGAGCGCGCCGACATCTACCAGGCGATGAAGGACCTGCCGGAGGAACGCTATCGCGTCTGTTGCGGGAGCGATCGATCATGA
- a CDS encoding cytochrome c: MKTFSILSAVCLVILAGSWANGQTTRGNPREGQAIYEKNCLRCHGDKLDGAGPDGQYLIVRPANFQSVNSRAKTDWELLITIANGALFSPMHGYRGKLTDQQMLDVLSYIRSMAPPEFMS; this comes from the coding sequence ATGAAAACCTTCAGCATTCTCTCCGCCGTCTGCCTCGTCATCCTGGCCGGTTCCTGGGCCAACGGACAAACCACCCGCGGGAATCCGCGCGAAGGGCAGGCGATCTATGAAAAGAATTGCCTCCGCTGCCACGGCGACAAGCTGGACGGCGCCGGGCCGGACGGCCAATACTTGATCGTGCGGCCCGCGAACTTTCAGTCGGTCAACTCGCGGGCCAAGACAGACTGGGAACTCCTCATCACCATCGCCAACGGCGCGCTGTTCAGCCCCATGCATGGCTACCGCGGGAAATTGACCGATCAGCAGATGCTGGACGTGTTGTCCTATATCCGCTCGATGGCACCGCCGGAGTTCATGAGTTGA
- a CDS encoding glutaredoxin gives MVPPGRLHTGLLLLLLCLFVHPGAGLASESAPDLEVFVRTGCPHCEAAKAFLEDLRRARPELRILIHAIDRDPAALARLETLARAQALAVVGVPTFYLRGELIVGYQDERTTGVRLLALLDRSSTAVEAEPFSACRSLPPDCRSTAAPRPAEEDSVVLPWLGRVSAGELGLPLFTLAIGLLDGFNPCAMWVLLFLLSLLVTLRDRFAMALLAGTFVIVSGLVYFAFMAAWLNLFLLVGLSRPVQLTLGALATGIGAVNVKDFFAFRRGLSLSIPESAKPGLYARIRRIVQAEDRTGALVGVVLLAGLVNVVELLCTAGLPALYTHVLTTYNLPTWHYYAYLGLYNLAYIADDALMVTLAVVTLGRRKLEEREGRWLKLISGAVMIALGLLLILKPSLLTR, from the coding sequence ATGGTTCCGCCTGGACGCCTACACACCGGCCTGCTCCTCCTGCTCCTGTGCCTGTTCGTCCATCCGGGAGCCGGCCTGGCGTCGGAGTCGGCTCCGGACCTGGAAGTGTTCGTACGAACCGGCTGCCCGCATTGCGAGGCGGCGAAGGCCTTTCTTGAGGACCTGCGACGGGCACGTCCGGAGCTGCGTATCCTGATCCATGCAATCGACCGCGATCCGGCCGCACTGGCGCGACTCGAAACTCTGGCGCGCGCCCAGGCCCTCGCCGTGGTCGGAGTTCCGACGTTCTACCTGAGAGGGGAGCTGATCGTCGGGTACCAAGATGAGCGGACCACGGGCGTCCGCCTCCTCGCGTTACTCGATCGCTCCTCCACCGCCGTCGAGGCCGAGCCGTTTTCCGCCTGCCGCTCCCTCCCGCCGGACTGCCGTTCCACCGCAGCCCCCCGCCCGGCGGAGGAAGACAGCGTCGTGCTGCCCTGGCTGGGACGCGTCAGCGCCGGCGAACTGGGACTCCCGCTCTTCACGCTGGCCATCGGCTTACTCGACGGCTTCAATCCCTGCGCCATGTGGGTGCTCTTGTTTCTCCTGTCGCTCCTGGTGACGTTGCGCGACCGCTTCGCCATGGCCCTCCTCGCCGGCACCTTCGTGATCGTGAGCGGGCTCGTCTATTTTGCCTTCATGGCGGCCTGGTTGAACCTCTTTCTGCTGGTCGGCCTGTCCCGCCCCGTTCAGCTCACATTGGGAGCGCTGGCGACAGGGATCGGCGCGGTGAACGTCAAGGATTTCTTCGCCTTCCGGCGCGGGCTTTCTTTGAGCATTCCGGAGTCCGCCAAGCCGGGTCTCTACGCCAGGATCCGCCGCATCGTGCAGGCGGAGGACCGAACCGGAGCCTTAGTCGGCGTGGTCCTGCTGGCGGGGTTGGTCAATGTCGTCGAGTTGCTCTGTACGGCCGGATTACCCGCGCTCTACACCCATGTGTTGACCACCTACAACCTCCCCACCTGGCATTACTACGCCTATCTCGGACTCTACAATCTCGCCTACATCGCCGACGATGCGCTGATGGTCACGCTGGCGGTCGTCACCTTGGGACGCCGCAAATTGGAGGAGCGCGAAGGGCGGTGGTTGAAACTCATCAGCGGCGCGGTCATGATCGCCCTGGGGCTGCTGCTGATCCTCAAACCGAGCTTGCTGACGAGGTGA
- a CDS encoding GNAT family N-acetyltransferase, producing the protein MQRIRPHHLPPSGDERQESGHVILSDGTVALLRLAQPSDAEELQRFVERLSPAARRYRFFSETTPPAEVVRALCDNTDPQRSLTVVALRRQEGDLHIIASGSYHARDPRQAEVALAVDDRLHGHGLGTILLERLALLAIRHGFTRLWAITHADNLAMREVFATSGFAMEERCEGGAMEVELSLAPTDQTVRQSEWRERLATTASLQPLFRPQRVAIVGASRRPGSIGYRLAEALHVNGFRGRAYAVNPHAASIAGLPAYPSLRGLPEPIDLAVIAVPINAVLSTVDDCAAAGARALVVITAGFAEVGEEGRRLQDELLQKVRQLGLRMVGPNCFGVVNTDPAVRLNATFTTAVPLAGSIAMSSQSGALGLALLAASERLHLGLSSFVSVGNKADVSVNDLLQYWESDPATRVILLYVESFGNPRRFARIARRVSREKPIVALKAGRTSSGKRAAGSHTAALAANDVAVEALFQQSGILRADTLEDMFALAAGLSQQPLPAGKRVGILTNAGGPAILCADACEAAGLEVPELSQSTTTRLAAFLPPTAALRNPVDLIASASPDHYAQAITALLESDDIDALIILYIAVTATDVDPIADGIRQGVLAARATARERKPVYIGWMVETDRARRFVLPDETIPTFELPELPARVAGKSAAYVQWRDRPIGMVPDFDDLDLPTITTTCRKALAERGSGWLTAKETRTVLGAMAIPLPPGGLATSAEEAATLAAQVGFPVAVKLASHTLVHKTDIGGVHLNLATEAEAREAYDKIAARLAQDGAGDAMEGVLVQPMVSGGVEVMAGMVHDPSFGPLIGFGLGGIHVEILGDVRFRITPLTELDAADLIRGIKGYRLLQGYRGHAPADVGAIQDLLLRLSRLVEEVPEIVELDLNPIFALPPGQGCQIVDARIKVGTLAKQSTL; encoded by the coding sequence ATGCAACGTATTCGCCCGCACCATCTGCCCCCCTCCGGAGACGAACGCCAGGAGTCGGGCCATGTAATTTTGAGCGATGGCACGGTCGCGCTCCTCCGCCTGGCCCAACCGAGCGACGCCGAAGAATTGCAGCGGTTCGTGGAGCGCCTGTCACCGGCGGCGAGACGGTATCGGTTCTTTTCGGAAACGACCCCGCCGGCGGAGGTGGTTCGCGCGCTCTGCGACAACACCGATCCGCAACGCAGCCTGACCGTCGTGGCCCTCCGCCGCCAAGAAGGCGACCTGCACATCATCGCCTCCGGCTCCTACCATGCGCGCGACCCGCGCCAGGCCGAAGTAGCCTTGGCCGTCGACGACCGCCTGCATGGGCACGGCCTCGGCACGATTCTGCTGGAACGCCTGGCGCTCTTGGCGATCCGCCACGGGTTCACGAGGCTCTGGGCCATCACCCATGCCGACAACCTCGCGATGCGGGAGGTGTTTGCCACTTCAGGCTTTGCCATGGAGGAACGTTGCGAAGGGGGGGCCATGGAGGTCGAGCTTTCGCTGGCCCCGACCGACCAGACGGTGCGGCAATCCGAATGGCGCGAGCGGCTGGCTACGACGGCCTCGCTGCAACCCCTCTTTCGTCCGCAGCGTGTGGCCATCGTCGGCGCCTCGCGCCGCCCCGGCAGCATCGGCTACCGGTTGGCGGAGGCCCTCCACGTCAACGGATTTCGTGGCCGTGCCTATGCCGTCAACCCCCATGCCGCCTCGATTGCCGGTCTACCGGCCTACCCGTCGCTCCGAGGCCTCCCCGAGCCGATCGACCTGGCCGTGATCGCCGTGCCGATCAATGCGGTGCTGTCCACGGTGGACGATTGTGCGGCAGCCGGCGCCAGGGCACTGGTCGTCATCACGGCCGGATTCGCCGAGGTGGGTGAGGAGGGGCGACGCCTGCAGGATGAACTCCTGCAGAAGGTGCGGCAACTGGGTCTGCGCATGGTGGGGCCCAACTGCTTCGGCGTGGTCAACACCGATCCCGCCGTGCGGCTCAACGCGACCTTCACCACGGCCGTTCCCCTCGCCGGCTCCATCGCCATGTCGTCGCAAAGCGGCGCCTTGGGATTGGCCCTGCTCGCCGCGTCGGAGCGGCTGCACCTGGGGCTGTCGAGTTTCGTCAGCGTCGGCAACAAGGCGGACGTGTCGGTCAACGACCTCCTGCAATATTGGGAGAGCGACCCCGCCACCCGCGTCATCCTGCTCTACGTCGAGTCCTTCGGCAACCCCAGGCGGTTCGCGCGCATCGCCCGACGAGTCAGCCGTGAAAAACCGATCGTCGCGCTGAAGGCCGGACGCACCTCCTCGGGCAAACGTGCCGCCGGGTCGCACACCGCCGCGCTGGCCGCGAACGACGTGGCCGTGGAAGCCCTGTTCCAGCAGAGCGGGATTCTCCGCGCCGACACCCTGGAAGACATGTTCGCGCTGGCGGCGGGCCTCTCCCAACAGCCGTTGCCGGCAGGAAAGCGCGTCGGCATCCTGACCAATGCCGGAGGTCCCGCCATCCTCTGTGCCGACGCCTGCGAGGCTGCAGGGTTGGAGGTGCCGGAGTTGTCCCAAAGCACCACGACGCGGCTGGCCGCCTTTCTTCCGCCCACGGCCGCCCTGCGCAACCCGGTCGACCTGATCGCCTCGGCCAGCCCGGACCACTATGCGCAGGCCATTACCGCGTTGCTGGAATCCGACGATATCGACGCCTTGATCATCCTCTACATCGCCGTCACCGCCACGGACGTCGACCCCATCGCGGACGGCATTCGACAGGGTGTTTTGGCGGCGCGAGCCACGGCCCGCGAGCGAAAGCCCGTGTACATCGGTTGGATGGTCGAAACGGATCGTGCGCGCCGGTTCGTGCTGCCGGACGAAACCATCCCGACCTTCGAACTCCCCGAGTTGCCGGCGCGTGTGGCAGGCAAATCGGCAGCGTATGTGCAATGGCGCGATCGCCCCATCGGCATGGTGCCGGATTTCGATGACCTGGATCTGCCGACTATCACCACCACCTGTCGCAAGGCGCTGGCCGAGCGCGGGAGCGGGTGGCTCACGGCAAAGGAGACGCGGACGGTTCTCGGCGCCATGGCGATTCCCCTGCCGCCGGGCGGCCTCGCCACATCTGCCGAGGAGGCGGCCACGCTCGCCGCGCAGGTCGGGTTTCCCGTCGCGGTGAAGCTGGCTTCCCACACCCTCGTCCACAAAACGGATATCGGCGGGGTGCACTTGAACCTCGCTACCGAGGCAGAGGCTCGAGAGGCCTATGACAAGATCGCGGCGAGACTGGCCCAGGACGGTGCCGGTGACGCGATGGAAGGCGTGTTGGTGCAGCCGATGGTGTCCGGAGGCGTGGAGGTCATGGCCGGCATGGTGCACGATCCCTCCTTCGGCCCCTTGATCGGGTTTGGGCTCGGCGGCATCCATGTCGAAATTCTCGGCGATGTCCGCTTCCGCATCACCCCGCTCACGGAATTGGACGCGGCCGACCTGATCCGCGGCATCAAGGGGTACCGGTTGCTGCAGGGCTATCGCGGCCATGCCCCCGCCGATGTGGGAGCCATCCAGGACCTGTTGCTCCGGTTGTCACGGTTGGTGGAAGAAGTCCCTGAGATCGTGGAACTGGACCTGAATCCCATCTTCGCACTGCCGCCCGGCCAGGGCTGCCAGATCGTGGATGCGCGGATCAAGGTGGGAACGCTCGCGAAGCAATCCACCCTCTGA
- a CDS encoding nucleotidyltransferase domain-containing protein, producing the protein MMVTPPPATETCILKVVVGSQAHGLAGPESDQDFRSVFVLPTAEFFRVGFKYQGTRMVKEAEDETAWEVGHFLQLALQSHPLILETLVAPVIAMDDWGAELRWLFPHLWSAQRAYEAFLNYCENQRRKLLEKKDDRPAKYAAAYVRVLFNLCELLERGTFSIRIAETPLGDTVRRIKEGRYRLGEVIELGEYWTEEAARRLRTCHHQAKPESADAFLIKLRTAFLR; encoded by the coding sequence ATGATGGTCACGCCCCCGCCGGCCACCGAGACCTGCATCCTGAAGGTCGTCGTCGGCTCGCAGGCCCACGGACTCGCCGGCCCCGAGAGCGACCAGGATTTTCGCAGCGTCTTCGTACTGCCGACAGCCGAGTTCTTTCGCGTCGGGTTCAAATATCAAGGCACGAGGATGGTGAAGGAGGCAGAGGACGAAACCGCCTGGGAAGTAGGCCACTTCCTGCAGCTGGCGCTGCAGAGCCATCCGCTGATTCTGGAAACGCTGGTTGCGCCGGTCATCGCGATGGATGACTGGGGCGCGGAATTGCGCTGGCTCTTTCCGCATCTCTGGTCGGCCCAACGCGCCTACGAGGCCTTCCTGAATTACTGCGAGAACCAGCGGAGAAAACTGCTGGAGAAAAAAGACGACCGGCCGGCCAAGTATGCGGCGGCCTATGTGCGGGTACTCTTCAACCTCTGTGAGCTTCTGGAACGGGGCACATTCAGCATTCGCATCGCCGAGACACCGTTGGGGGACACCGTCCGACGCATCAAGGAGGGGCGCTATCGGCTCGGCGAGGTCATCGAGCTGGGAGAATATTGGACCGAGGAAGCCGCTCGCCGCCTCAGAACCTGCCATCACCAAGCCAAGCCCGAGTCAGCCGACGCTTTCCTCATCAAACTCCGCACGGCGTTTCTGCGTTAA
- a CDS encoding cytochrome c3 family protein: protein MRYHPLPRTALPVVALGTLVLLVWIAWGSARSPETLWAPGDLSHYHADVAACTHCHEPFRGPSPARCAACHSEQDFEWRSVPETAAWHRGLVIQRTACTGCHTEHRGALAQITDQARVNPHGEFIFRAMGTSSCMACHTFGGGWRLLRRCATNRW from the coding sequence ATGCGGTACCATCCGCTTCCCAGGACGGCGCTGCCGGTCGTCGCGTTGGGAACACTCGTGCTGCTCGTCTGGATCGCGTGGGGGTCGGCGAGGAGCCCCGAGACCCTCTGGGCTCCCGGAGACCTGAGCCACTACCATGCCGATGTGGCCGCCTGTACCCATTGCCATGAACCGTTCCGTGGCCCTAGCCCGGCGCGTTGTGCCGCCTGTCACAGCGAACAGGACTTTGAGTGGCGATCTGTTCCGGAGACGGCGGCCTGGCATCGCGGCTTGGTCATCCAGCGGACGGCCTGCACCGGCTGCCATACGGAGCATCGGGGCGCGTTGGCCCAGATCACCGACCAGGCACGGGTGAACCCGCATGGCGAATTCATTTTCCGCGCGATGGGTACCAGTTCTTGCATGGCCTGCCACACGTTTGGGGGAGGGTGGCGACTGCTCCGACGTTGCGCGACGAACCGGTGGTAA